The sequence CATCTAAGTTTAGGGTTAAATGGTGCAAGGTCAAGGTGGCATATAAGTTGGGGTATTGCTCCAACAAAGCAACACTACGCCGATCACTCATATGTTCCAAGATTATGGTGAGTTTGTTAAAGGTTTTGGCTAAAGTGTGGATGACGGGGTGAAACTCAAATTCCCTTTCAAGCACAAAGCCCACGCTCTCGGCATGCACGCATAGAATAAAGCCCAAATCCTGCGCAATGTCTAAAATCTCTAGCATTTTGGGGCTTAAAATATCGCTCACCCCCTGTGCGGAGTTGGTGGTGGCGTTCTTGGGGTAGAGTTTGAGTAAAAAGAGCCCCTGTTCTTTGGCAGATTGTAGGCTCTCTTTACTTAGCTCTTCATTTAAATACAGAGCCACTAAAGGCTTGAAGTGGGGGGCTAGGGCGGTGATTTGTGCTTGGTAGGCTAGGGCTAGGGCTGGAGTGCTTAAGGGCGTGCTTAAATTTGGCATCACCACCGCCGCACTAAAGGGTGTTGCGCTAAAGGGCAAGACGGCTTTTAATAAATCACCTTCTCTTAGGTGAAGGTGCATGTCTAAGGGATTATGTAAAGTGAAGGTCTGCATATGGAGTCTTAGCGGTAGATAAAATAGCGCACACGGATACGGATTAAGGTCGTGGTGGTGGGGCGTGGGTAGTCTTTGTAGGCGATGGTGATGGTCTTTAAGGTGTTGTCGTCTAAAAGTTTATAGCCGGACGCTTCTATGATTTTTAGACCCGTGATGTCGCCATTGGGGTGTAAATAAAACTCCACTGCATCCACGCCATCCTGCCCCAAATACCCCGCTGCACTAGGGTATTCTAGGTATTTTTGCGTGATCCGCCCAATTTCACTAAGGTTACTCTTGATGAAGTTTTTTTCAGCCGTGCCTAAGTCCCCAAACTCTTCACCAT is a genomic window of Helicobacter sp. NHP19-012 containing:
- the pyrC gene encoding dihydroorotase, producing the protein MQTFTLHNPLDMHLHLREGDLLKAVLPFSATPFSAAVVMPNLSTPLSTPALALAYQAQITALAPHFKPLVALYLNEELSKESLQSAKEQGLFLLKLYPKNATTNSAQGVSDILSPKMLEILDIAQDLGFILCVHAESVGFVLEREFEFHPVIHTLAKTFNKLTIILEHMSDRRSVALLEQYPNLYATLTLHHLTLNLDALAGGMLSPHLFCKPLLKTPKDQVTLLELALKAHKKVCFGSDSAPHLLATKHTCTCAAGVFSAPLLLSGLCTLFEKHNALEHLQDFISTNAVRIYRLTDLPAKTITLQRTPPNLPNALLDGQLIIPHFMPLEWSVLK